Proteins encoded together in one Psychrobacter sanguinis window:
- a CDS encoding 3'-5' exonuclease encodes MTLAHHIKSAWYLRQLTRPELKGMFEPSPSDKWVAIDCEMTGLNPKKDHLLSIAAIHINGSNIQSGQGLHLICRPPVMPTKETIIIHGLRPIDVENGLSYEQMLERLLPFIDNRPIVGYCPQLDMGFLNKISKSYMGTALPNPIIDIRDLYNRYSGNRTQGISHQAQQLSSIATQLQLPELAAHDAYNDALMTAMVFLHLR; translated from the coding sequence ATGACCCTAGCGCATCATATAAAGTCCGCTTGGTACCTAAGACAGCTCACTCGCCCCGAGCTAAAAGGTATGTTTGAGCCTTCCCCATCTGATAAGTGGGTAGCCATCGACTGTGAAATGACAGGGTTGAATCCTAAGAAAGACCATTTATTATCCATTGCCGCCATCCACATTAACGGCTCAAACATACAAAGTGGTCAAGGCCTCCATCTTATTTGTCGACCTCCAGTAATGCCTACCAAAGAGACCATTATTATTCATGGTCTACGACCCATAGATGTGGAAAATGGCTTAAGCTACGAGCAAATGCTAGAGCGTTTACTGCCTTTTATTGATAATCGACCTATCGTGGGTTATTGTCCTCAATTAGACATGGGATTTTTAAACAAAATCAGTAAGTCCTACATGGGCACTGCCCTACCCAATCCTATTATCGACATACGCGACCTTTACAATCGATATAGTGGCAATCGCACCCAAGGCATCTCCCATCAAGCCCAACAACTAAGCTCTATTGCGACCCAATTGCAGCTGCCCGAATTAGCCGCTCATGATGCTTATAATGATGCGCTAATGACGGCTATGGTATTTCTCCATCTTAGATAG
- the dapC gene encoding succinyldiaminopimelate transaminase — protein sequence MNPQLDLLHPYPFAKMATLLADSVPASDYETIKLGIGEPKHEPPAFVLKVLAENLNKVQNYPSTNGLPELRQAIAQWLKQRFRLTAIDTDSQIIPVMGTREALFSFVQAAIDGSKVADSHEKPLVVMPNPFYQIYEGATLLAGAEPYFVDCHADNEFKGDYRSVPSEIWQRTQVVFVCSPNNPTGAVFSEADWQALIELSDQHDFIIASDECYSELYFDKAPVGLLEVCANMGRNDYKNCIVFHSLSKRSNLPGLRSGFVAGDASLLKPYLQYRTYQGCALPIHHQLASIAAWQDETHVAENRNLYAQKFDLWITELGDTLKLTKPDAGFYFWVPVPEQFKDAQGQPDDEAFVKALFEKVNINALAGRYLSREVNGVNPGKGFVRLALVASVEESREAITRIKTLLT from the coding sequence ATGAACCCACAATTAGATCTGCTGCACCCCTATCCCTTTGCTAAGATGGCCACTCTTTTGGCCGACTCAGTTCCTGCCAGTGATTATGAAACCATTAAACTAGGGATTGGTGAGCCCAAACACGAGCCTCCGGCTTTCGTGCTTAAAGTACTGGCTGAAAACTTAAATAAAGTTCAAAATTATCCCAGTACCAATGGTCTTCCTGAATTGCGACAAGCGATTGCACAATGGTTAAAGCAGCGCTTCAGACTGACAGCAATCGATACTGACTCACAGATTATTCCGGTTATGGGCACTCGTGAAGCTTTATTTAGCTTTGTACAAGCGGCTATCGACGGCTCCAAAGTTGCGGACAGTCATGAAAAGCCGTTGGTAGTGATGCCCAATCCTTTTTATCAAATCTATGAAGGCGCTACCTTGTTGGCTGGCGCAGAACCTTATTTTGTTGATTGTCACGCTGACAATGAATTTAAGGGAGATTACCGCTCTGTGCCAAGTGAAATATGGCAACGTACTCAGGTGGTCTTCGTCTGTAGCCCGAATAATCCTACTGGCGCTGTATTTAGCGAGGCAGACTGGCAAGCATTAATTGAGCTGTCTGATCAACATGACTTTATTATTGCCAGTGATGAGTGCTATAGCGAACTCTATTTTGATAAAGCACCTGTAGGCCTACTTGAAGTCTGTGCCAATATGGGTCGTAATGACTATAAAAACTGTATCGTGTTTCATTCGTTGTCTAAACGCTCAAACTTACCGGGTTTACGTTCAGGCTTTGTCGCTGGCGATGCCAGCCTACTCAAACCCTATCTTCAATACCGTACCTATCAAGGATGTGCTTTACCGATACACCATCAGTTGGCCTCTATCGCGGCTTGGCAAGATGAGACGCATGTTGCAGAAAACCGTAACCTCTATGCCCAGAAATTTGATTTATGGATAACTGAGCTTGGCGATACTCTAAAACTGACTAAGCCTGATGCAGGTTTTTACTTTTGGGTACCAGTTCCAGAGCAATTTAAAGACGCACAAGGTCAACCAGATGACGAGGCCTTTGTTAAAGCGTTGTTTGAAAAGGTTAATATTAACGCCTTAGCCGGCCGTTATTTATCCCGTGAGGTCAATGGTGTTAATCCAGGTAAAGGTTTTGTAAGACTTGCGCTAGTGGCCAGTGTTGAGGAAAGCCGAGAAGCCATTACTCGTATTAAAACCTTGCTTACTTAA
- a CDS encoding D-alanyl-D-alanine carboxypeptidase/D-alanyl-D-alanine-endopeptidase yields MPLSKLKYDSLLPYSSNRPHEQRGSKTFSKLATALSLCIGLSSWSQAQLPPTVEAALNRAKISTDDISLVIVPVNPAPGADGKPASNKSRLPEIIKPEVAKVMEAELPSKPDPDALPPETEELILAPTSLATQTSSQNSNQASKPSTNQTQHTATTTNASTATKTVVSPYALSPTTDTTVSSPSSTATDSHTVEFPIRHLADLPRRPASTMKLIPTFVALDLLGPDFVWFTQVYHTGFVSANTLYGDLIIKGSGDPKLTTQRLNKLLEQVQKAGIQHIKGDIVLDSSVFQAVTKDPAAFDNDPLRPYNASPDGLLINFSSVEITAVPLLNDSNKGLSKLYYKPRLADYDLPNTLATTTAGKCASARSSLAPVWQKSGLKFNRLLPESCGAHTFYIAYPDAKDFAKRVVKNQWLNLGNTLSGNIKFLGLGNTVSGDMINTESPIKTVYGSYLDMSASGDKQDLMANLSAILPSSPLPFVSYPSLPLSQQIYDINHYSNNVMTEQVTLTLPLYTKTNPKETNSDGSPLPKVTRSKVNTQSDYLKALATINNWWQQHLTTMPPAMSNGSGLCRDCSVTAENLAELLGFAYNHPDFNTYVNSLGIAGISGTITEHGERLPNSAAIGRAWIKTGTLNDVTSMAGYVHGLSGQDYVVVGIINGSSNSSQPLNTYEARYVLDTMLDWTAKQ; encoded by the coding sequence ATGCCTCTGTCAAAACTAAAATACGATTCTTTATTGCCTTACTCATCAAACCGACCTCATGAACAGCGAGGCTCAAAAACTTTTAGTAAACTGGCAACCGCTCTAAGTTTATGCATTGGTCTATCATCATGGTCTCAAGCTCAGCTTCCCCCTACTGTGGAAGCTGCGTTGAACCGCGCTAAAATTAGTACCGATGACATTAGCCTGGTAATCGTACCTGTGAATCCAGCCCCAGGTGCTGACGGAAAGCCCGCGAGTAATAAGAGTAGATTACCGGAAATCATTAAACCTGAAGTGGCAAAGGTTATGGAGGCTGAGCTACCATCGAAGCCTGATCCTGACGCTTTGCCTCCAGAGACTGAAGAATTAATTTTAGCCCCAACATCTTTAGCCACTCAAACTTCTAGTCAAAACTCCAACCAAGCTTCGAAACCATCGACCAACCAAACTCAGCATACTGCTACGACTACCAATGCTTCGACCGCCACCAAGACTGTCGTATCCCCTTATGCATTGTCTCCCACAACTGACACGACTGTTTCTTCTCCCAGTTCGACTGCCACTGATAGTCATACTGTAGAATTTCCCATTAGACATTTGGCCGACTTGCCTCGCAGACCTGCCAGCACTATGAAGCTTATCCCAACATTTGTGGCTTTAGACTTATTGGGCCCTGACTTTGTGTGGTTCACTCAGGTTTATCATACGGGGTTTGTCTCTGCCAATACCTTGTATGGTGATTTAATTATCAAAGGCAGTGGAGATCCTAAGTTAACCACGCAACGTCTAAATAAGCTGTTGGAGCAAGTACAAAAAGCCGGCATCCAGCATATCAAGGGCGATATAGTTTTAGACAGCTCTGTGTTTCAAGCCGTGACTAAAGACCCTGCTGCTTTTGATAACGATCCTTTAAGACCTTATAATGCCAGTCCCGACGGCTTATTGATTAATTTCAGCTCTGTGGAGATTACGGCCGTTCCTTTATTAAATGACAGCAATAAAGGCCTGTCAAAACTATACTATAAACCAAGGTTGGCAGATTACGACCTACCTAACACTTTGGCCACGACCACTGCGGGTAAATGCGCATCTGCGCGCTCAAGCTTAGCTCCGGTTTGGCAGAAGTCAGGGCTTAAGTTTAATAGACTGCTGCCAGAAAGTTGCGGTGCACACACTTTTTATATTGCCTATCCCGACGCTAAAGATTTCGCCAAACGGGTGGTTAAAAATCAATGGTTAAACCTTGGCAACACCTTATCAGGTAATATTAAATTCTTGGGGCTGGGCAATACAGTGTCAGGAGATATGATTAATACCGAAAGTCCTATTAAGACCGTTTATGGCAGCTACCTTGATATGAGTGCTAGTGGCGATAAACAAGACCTTATGGCCAATCTTTCGGCGATCTTACCATCTTCTCCGCTGCCTTTTGTTAGTTACCCCTCATTACCTCTTTCACAGCAGATTTATGATATTAATCACTATTCTAATAATGTAATGACTGAGCAAGTGACTTTAACATTGCCTTTATATACCAAAACCAATCCAAAAGAAACAAATTCCGATGGTTCACCTTTACCAAAGGTGACTAGATCTAAAGTCAATACTCAGTCTGACTATCTAAAAGCCTTGGCAACGATTAACAACTGGTGGCAGCAACATCTAACCACCATGCCTCCCGCGATGAGCAATGGATCGGGATTGTGCCGAGATTGCAGTGTGACTGCTGAGAACTTGGCCGAATTGCTTGGCTTCGCTTATAACCATCCTGATTTTAATACCTATGTTAATTCATTAGGTATTGCAGGCATTAGTGGTACCATTACGGAACATGGAGAGCGTCTGCCAAACTCTGCTGCCATAGGACGTGCATGGATAAAAACCGGCACTCTAAATGATGTAACATCGATGGCTGGTTACGTACATGGCCTGTCGGGACAAGATTATGTGGTGGTTGGCATAATCAATGGCTCAAGCAATAGTAGTCAACCTCTTAATACTTATGAAGCCCGCTATGTACTGGACACCATGTTAGACTGGACCGCAAAGCAGTAA
- a CDS encoding N-acetylmuramoyl-L-alanine amidase, with protein MSLILSSCVSNTGFVIDNQSYQSQGKSQRIQSIILHYTAEDEAESIRILTKENVSAHYLIPLTENNTIYHLVPDNERAWHAGAGEFAGRQVLNDTSIGIEIVNEGIKQQYRKSANKDNDGYHPPEHFVAFSDTQIKKLAHLIQQLVQKYEIKPTQIIGHSDMAPSRKIDPGAKFPWERLYKEYGIGAWYDEADKQRFMTDGSFKTATTLQIKQLFRDYGYAINESDDWDKPSRNVIYAFQLHFRPQNLTGKMDLETYAILRALHNKYVENVD; from the coding sequence ATGAGCCTTATTTTATCAAGCTGTGTGAGTAATACCGGCTTTGTTATTGATAACCAAAGCTATCAGTCACAAGGCAAAAGCCAACGCATTCAATCTATTATATTGCACTATACGGCTGAAGATGAGGCAGAATCTATTCGAATATTGACCAAAGAAAATGTCAGTGCCCACTATCTTATCCCCCTAACAGAAAATAATACCATTTATCATTTGGTCCCCGATAATGAACGAGCATGGCATGCAGGTGCAGGCGAATTCGCCGGTAGACAGGTATTAAATGACACTTCCATTGGGATTGAGATTGTCAATGAAGGTATAAAACAGCAATACCGGAAATCTGCCAATAAAGACAATGATGGCTATCATCCTCCTGAACATTTTGTGGCATTTAGTGACACCCAAATCAAAAAGCTGGCGCACTTGATTCAACAGTTGGTCCAAAAATATGAAATTAAACCCACGCAGATTATCGGTCATTCTGACATGGCCCCTTCACGTAAGATTGACCCTGGGGCAAAATTCCCTTGGGAGCGGTTATACAAAGAGTACGGTATTGGGGCTTGGTATGATGAGGCAGATAAACAACGGTTTATGACGGATGGCTCTTTTAAAACAGCGACTACGCTACAAATTAAACAGCTGTTCAGAGACTATGGATATGCAATCAATGAGAGTGATGACTGGGACAAGCCCAGCCGTAATGTGATTTATGCCTTCCAACTACACTTTAGACCTCAAAACCTGACAGGAAAAATGGACTTAGAGACCTATGCCATTTTGAGGGCTTTGCATAATAAGTATGTAGAAAATGTTGACTGA
- a CDS encoding DUF2147 domain-containing protein has translation MKRFTTLLATATLTGLMSTVAMAASLNGTQWQSVDDKTGEKKAIIKMTESNGVVTGTIIKINDASKAKEVCSKCSGSLKNRPIVGLPILTGLKADGNNKWSGGDLVDPENGKVYGGKVTLSDNGQTLKLTGNIKHTPLKRSQTWTRVK, from the coding sequence ATGAAACGTTTTACTACTTTACTTGCTACCGCCACTTTAACTGGTCTAATGTCAACAGTCGCTATGGCAGCTTCACTAAACGGTACCCAATGGCAATCAGTAGATGATAAAACTGGTGAAAAGAAAGCCATTATCAAAATGACTGAGTCAAACGGCGTGGTGACAGGAACGATTATCAAAATTAATGATGCGTCAAAAGCTAAAGAAGTGTGCTCAAAATGTTCAGGATCATTAAAAAATAGACCAATTGTTGGTTTACCTATTTTAACTGGTCTTAAAGCAGATGGTAATAACAAGTGGTCAGGGGGCGATCTGGTTGACCCTGAAAATGGCAAGGTTTATGGTGGTAAAGTCACCTTGTCTGATAATGGTCAAACTTTGAAGTTAACAGGTAATATCAAGCACACGCCTCTAAAACGTAGTCAGACTTGGACTCGCGTTAAATAA
- a CDS encoding DUF294 nucleotidyltransferase-like domain-containing protein produces the protein MTRLDFTQPPFDALNSSERESLKKQTQIRYLAKNEALPVADHDYFYVVLKGRIQQSLAGDELHDYAATNFSNDWFDARKKPTNDSLSSLPITAAVSEDDLDNHNNGDSHLPHNSTRDYHYQALEDSLLLQVNSAAIDKLSAQNPHIHKLLKGELAERMQAYNQRSGSSHSSALSYSLAGATAGNQAESQQLMLQPVTAIRMLQVHTISETATLFEAARTMTQAGLKHVLVKRTPTIERHPTRSHQSNLGILTDADICRAVSEQVDMSTMLCRDYAKFKLYTVSYQQDISEALLTMIRHRVHRLPVLDDNEEVIGVLAQSDLLAFLSHHSQIITLQIENADSIDALKLPVEQIGQYIRGQHNNGIKIGVISRIVQALNAHVFSKLWRLIVPDMVYENTCIIVMGSEGRGEQIMRTDQDNALIIRNGFSDPKLADYAAAFNHALADMGYPLCDGNIMMTNPLWRQPLNRFKSEVSTWFSQKQPEHAIWLSSLLDASYVCGDERLLEALRKHLQIAHRSADPMFVRSFAKAALQFGEVNQWWKKFAPLIGKPLPQDIDLKKAGIFPLVHGIRSLALENDIFDVTSSKARLQQLVHAGVMTHNRAETLNEALEFFMARRLDIALATDDKLARQVDPSTLSALERDLLKECLNVVKSFKNELRQRYQLEIA, from the coding sequence ATGACAAGGCTAGATTTTACACAGCCGCCTTTTGACGCTTTAAATTCCAGTGAGCGTGAAAGTCTTAAAAAACAGACCCAAATTCGTTATTTGGCCAAGAATGAAGCCTTGCCTGTGGCTGATCATGATTACTTTTATGTGGTATTAAAAGGCCGTATTCAGCAGAGCCTAGCCGGAGATGAGCTGCATGATTATGCAGCCACTAACTTTAGCAATGATTGGTTTGATGCCCGCAAAAAGCCGACAAATGACTCCCTTTCATCACTGCCTATAACTGCCGCTGTATCTGAAGATGACTTAGACAACCACAACAATGGTGATAGTCACCTTCCCCATAATTCAACCCGTGACTACCACTATCAAGCCTTAGAAGATAGCCTATTACTTCAAGTAAACTCCGCCGCCATAGATAAACTGTCGGCACAAAACCCTCATATTCACAAACTGCTAAAAGGTGAATTAGCAGAGCGTATGCAGGCGTATAATCAGCGAAGCGGTAGCAGTCATTCATCTGCATTGTCTTACTCTTTGGCCGGTGCCACAGCAGGTAATCAAGCTGAATCACAACAATTAATGCTACAACCGGTCACTGCCATCCGTATGCTACAAGTGCATACCATTTCAGAGACAGCCACCTTGTTCGAGGCAGCTCGTACCATGACCCAAGCTGGCTTAAAACATGTATTGGTAAAACGCACACCCACTATTGAACGTCACCCCACACGCTCGCATCAAAGTAATCTTGGTATATTAACCGACGCAGATATTTGTCGAGCGGTGAGTGAACAGGTGGACATGAGTACGATGCTGTGTCGCGATTATGCCAAATTTAAACTGTATACTGTCTCTTATCAGCAAGACATTAGTGAAGCCTTATTGACCATGATTCGTCATCGAGTGCACCGACTGCCCGTTTTAGATGACAATGAAGAGGTAATAGGCGTCCTCGCTCAAAGTGACTTACTGGCCTTTTTGAGTCATCACTCCCAGATCATTACTCTTCAGATAGAAAACGCTGATAGTATTGACGCTTTGAAACTACCGGTGGAACAGATTGGCCAATATATTCGTGGACAACATAATAATGGTATAAAAATTGGGGTTATTAGTCGCATTGTACAGGCACTAAATGCTCACGTCTTTAGCAAGTTATGGCGTCTCATCGTCCCCGATATGGTCTATGAAAATACCTGCATTATTGTTATGGGCTCCGAAGGGCGGGGCGAGCAAATTATGCGGACCGATCAGGACAATGCGCTTATTATCCGTAATGGCTTTAGTGACCCGAAGCTTGCTGACTATGCAGCAGCCTTTAATCATGCTTTGGCAGACATGGGCTACCCTTTGTGTGACGGTAATATTATGATGACCAACCCACTTTGGCGGCAACCTTTGAATCGCTTTAAATCTGAGGTGTCTACTTGGTTTAGTCAAAAACAGCCCGAACATGCCATTTGGCTTTCCTCACTGCTTGATGCCTCCTATGTTTGCGGCGATGAACGCTTATTGGAAGCGTTACGTAAACATCTTCAAATCGCACACCGTAGCGCTGACCCTATGTTTGTCCGAAGTTTCGCAAAAGCGGCTTTACAATTTGGTGAAGTTAACCAATGGTGGAAAAAGTTCGCCCCTTTAATTGGAAAGCCTCTCCCCCAAGATATTGATTTGAAAAAGGCCGGTATTTTTCCCTTAGTGCATGGGATACGATCACTCGCCTTAGAGAACGATATCTTTGATGTCACCAGTAGCAAAGCTCGATTGCAGCAGTTAGTCCATGCAGGAGTTATGACCCATAATCGTGCGGAAACTTTAAATGAAGCCCTAGAATTTTTTATGGCACGGCGTTTAGACATTGCACTTGCTACTGATGACAAGTTGGCTCGGCAGGTCGATCCCTCGACATTATCTGCTTTGGAAAGGGACCTATTAAAAGAGTGCTTAAATGTGGTTAAAAGCTTTAAAAATGAACTGCGTCAACGCTATCAATTGGAGATAGCTTAA
- a CDS encoding DUF421 domain-containing protein yields MDMLFFDSTQTLIRMVVSAVVVYLCIVLFHKVSGKRSTSQLNNFDWVVTVMIGSIGASTIILKNVPIIEGMASVVTLLILQYLVTTYASISAEFANVILSEPRVVFYQGQFLPEAMRKERLTRQEIECAMRSEGIHDFEEVAAVIFESDAKLTVVPKRESNDRFDEQGNIKPSDTLKPLL; encoded by the coding sequence ATGGATATGTTATTTTTCGACAGTACGCAAACCCTGATACGAATGGTCGTATCAGCCGTCGTGGTTTACCTTTGTATTGTGCTATTTCACAAGGTATCAGGTAAGCGTTCAACTTCTCAGTTAAATAATTTTGACTGGGTAGTGACAGTAATGATTGGCTCTATTGGCGCCAGTACTATCATCTTAAAAAACGTGCCCATTATTGAGGGCATGGCTTCGGTAGTTACTTTACTTATTTTGCAATATTTAGTCACCACATACGCGTCGATATCAGCAGAATTCGCCAACGTTATCCTGTCTGAGCCTCGTGTGGTTTTTTATCAAGGGCAGTTTTTGCCGGAGGCAATGCGTAAAGAACGCTTAACCCGTCAAGAGATTGAATGTGCCATGCGCAGTGAAGGTATTCACGATTTTGAGGAGGTTGCTGCGGTAATCTTTGAAAGCGATGCTAAATTAACGGTAGTACCAAAACGTGAGTCTAATGATAGATTTGATGAACAAGGCAATATAAAGCCTTCAGATACCTTAAAGCCGCTACTGTAA